A genomic window from Gaiellales bacterium includes:
- a CDS encoding NAD-dependent epimerase/dehydratase family protein codes for MAITAIVTGGAGFIGSHVADALLARGDRVAVVDDLSSGKRERVPAGAEFHQIDIRDASALRALASDLRPQAIFHLAAQADVRVSVEDPGRDADVNVRGTAEVLEAARLCDARVVFSSTGGAIYGEVDVIPSPESTPCAAMAPYGVAKLCGEHYIELYNRLYGTRHVILRYGNVYGPRQDPHGEAGVVAIFFGKLTEGETPLVFGDGSQTRDYVYVGDVVAANLAALDYTGEHAIFNVGTAAETSVNDLLAECQRAAGTDVTPELRPPRLGELARSALDPSLAARELGWKATTPIGDGLAETLRSIAR; via the coding sequence ATGGCCATCACCGCGATCGTCACCGGCGGCGCCGGCTTCATCGGCTCCCATGTCGCAGACGCCCTGCTCGCCCGTGGCGACCGGGTCGCGGTCGTCGACGACCTCTCCTCCGGCAAGCGCGAGCGCGTGCCGGCAGGCGCCGAGTTCCACCAGATCGACATCCGCGACGCGTCCGCGCTGCGCGCGCTCGCATCGGATTTGCGGCCGCAGGCGATCTTCCACCTGGCCGCCCAGGCCGACGTGCGCGTGTCGGTCGAGGATCCCGGCCGCGACGCCGACGTGAACGTGCGCGGGACGGCCGAGGTGCTCGAGGCGGCCCGCTTGTGCGACGCCAGGGTCGTGTTCTCCTCGACCGGCGGGGCGATCTACGGCGAGGTCGACGTGATCCCCTCGCCCGAGTCGACGCCCTGCGCGGCGATGGCGCCCTACGGCGTCGCCAAGCTGTGCGGCGAGCACTACATCGAGCTCTACAATCGTCTCTACGGCACGCGCCACGTCATCCTCCGGTACGGCAACGTGTACGGGCCGCGCCAGGACCCGCACGGCGAGGCCGGCGTCGTCGCGATCTTCTTCGGCAAGCTCACCGAGGGAGAGACGCCGCTCGTCTTCGGCGACGGCAGCCAGACGCGGGACTACGTCTACGTGGGCGACGTCGTCGCGGCCAACCTGGCCGCGCTCGACTACACCGGCGAGCACGCGATCTTCAACGTCGGCACGGCGGCCGAGACGAGCGTGAACGACCTCCTGGCCGAGTGCCAGCGGGCGGCGGGCACCGACGTCACGCCGGAGCTGCGACCGCCCCGCCTGGGCGAGCTCGCCCGCAGCGCCCTCGACCCGTCGCTGGCCGCGCGCGAGCTCGGCTGGAAGGCGACGACGCCGATCGGCGATGGCCTCGCCGAGACGCTCCGCTCGATCGCCCGCTAG
- the nrdR gene encoding transcriptional regulator NrdR: protein MNCPYCEHGETKVVDTRVAGKGAIRRRRECLLCGQRMTTFERVEQAALHVVKRDGTRQPFDRAKLMAGLTRACVKRPVPLADIEQAAVRIEADLRNGVGDEVEARRIGEQALRVLRDLDRVAYVRFASVYRDFQDVDEFERELAQLEGRKKPAKRVAKRTGVR, encoded by the coding sequence ATGAACTGTCCCTATTGCGAGCACGGAGAAACGAAGGTCGTCGACACCCGCGTCGCGGGCAAAGGCGCCATCCGGCGGCGGCGGGAGTGCCTCCTGTGCGGCCAGCGCATGACGACGTTCGAGCGCGTGGAGCAGGCCGCCCTGCACGTGGTCAAGCGCGACGGCACCCGCCAGCCGTTCGACCGCGCGAAGCTGATGGCCGGGCTGACCCGGGCGTGCGTGAAACGGCCGGTGCCGCTCGCGGACATCGAGCAGGCGGCCGTGCGGATCGAGGCCGATCTGCGCAACGGCGTCGGCGACGAGGTGGAGGCGCGCCGCATCGGCGAGCAGGCCCTGCGGGTGCTCCGCGATCTCGACCGGGTGGCCTACGTGCGGTTCGCGTCGGTCTACCGCGACTTCCAGGACGTGGACGAGTTCGAGCGCGAGCTGGCGCAGCTCGAGGGACGCAAGAAGCCCGCCAAGCGGGTGGCGAAACGAACAGGTGTTCGGTAA
- a CDS encoding vitamin B12-dependent ribonucleotide reductase — MATTVKRTTNSVVEGKEDVRIGVPRYFTQAGIEPFDAVEWETRTALIPGKDGPSFEQRDVEFPRFWSQTATNIVAQKYFRGKLNSPERERSVRQMIGRVADTVTAWGTKDGYFADGEEAEIFRAELTHLLLHQMVAFNSPVWFNVGFEENPQCSACFILSVEDNMESILDWIRKEGLVFRGGSGSGINLSKLRSSQEQLAKGGYASGPVSFMRGADASAGTIKSGGKTRRAAKMVVLNVDHPDIEEFIWCKQHEEEKARVLQAAGYDMSLDSPDWASIQYQNANNSVRVTDEFMRAVTDDDDWELTARTDGSVVKTVRARDLMHQIAEAAWKCADPGMHYDTTMNDWHTCPATGRINASNPCSEYLHVDNSACNLASLNLMKFRDPETGEFQVERFERAVDVIFMAQEILVGNSSYPTDEITQNARAMRQLGLGFANLGALLMARGLAYDSDEGRAYAAAISAIMTGRAYRKSADMAGRVGAFDEYARNSDAMLRVIRKHRAAVGNIDSSLVPADMVTSARTAWDEALALGEDQGYRNAQAVVIAPTGTISFMMDCDTTGIEPDFSLVKSKRLVGGGDITIVNQTVPTALEKLGYAPHEVDQIVAYVNEHNTVVGAPGFHGEHLSVFDVAVGDRAIHHMGHVNMMAAVQPFVSGAISKTVNLPNDVTVDDVAQLYMDAWKLGVKAIAIYRDGCKVAQPLQTKSSQPELIAAKPTRRVMPIERQEIGRKFQVGEYEGYIHVGLFPEGDPGDIFVDIAKEGTTLAGLMNAFMIAVSVGMQYGVPLEVFVSKFAHMRFEPSGITNDPDIRIAKSIPDYIFRWMGKRFLEAETQAELGIMNAAMREQLANGSGHSTAPTADEPAPHAAPAPGPGQRALFNAWEDAVECAKCGGRKVRTGACYTCRDCGDNSGCG; from the coding sequence ATGGCGACGACCGTGAAGCGGACGACGAACTCGGTAGTGGAGGGCAAAGAGGATGTCCGCATCGGCGTGCCCCGCTACTTCACGCAAGCCGGCATCGAGCCGTTCGACGCGGTCGAGTGGGAGACGCGCACCGCGCTGATCCCGGGCAAGGACGGCCCGTCGTTCGAGCAGCGCGACGTCGAGTTCCCGAGGTTCTGGAGCCAGACGGCCACGAACATCGTCGCCCAGAAGTACTTCCGCGGGAAGCTGAACTCGCCCGAGCGCGAGCGCTCCGTGCGGCAGATGATCGGCCGGGTCGCCGACACCGTCACCGCCTGGGGCACGAAGGACGGCTACTTCGCCGACGGCGAGGAGGCCGAGATCTTCCGCGCCGAGCTGACCCACCTGCTCCTGCACCAGATGGTCGCCTTCAACTCGCCGGTGTGGTTCAACGTCGGCTTCGAGGAGAACCCGCAGTGCAGCGCGTGCTTCATCCTCTCGGTCGAGGACAACATGGAGTCGATCCTCGACTGGATCCGCAAGGAGGGCCTGGTCTTCCGCGGCGGCTCCGGGTCGGGCATCAACCTGAGCAAGCTGCGTTCCTCCCAGGAGCAGCTGGCCAAGGGCGGCTACGCCTCCGGGCCGGTCTCGTTCATGCGCGGCGCCGACGCCTCGGCCGGCACGATCAAGTCGGGCGGCAAGACGCGCCGGGCGGCCAAGATGGTCGTCCTGAACGTCGACCACCCGGACATCGAGGAGTTCATATGGTGCAAGCAGCACGAGGAGGAGAAGGCCCGCGTGCTGCAGGCGGCCGGCTACGACATGAGCCTCGACTCGCCTGACTGGGCCTCGATCCAGTACCAGAACGCGAACAACTCGGTGCGCGTCACCGACGAGTTCATGCGCGCCGTCACCGACGACGACGACTGGGAGCTGACCGCCCGCACCGACGGCTCGGTCGTCAAGACCGTCCGCGCCCGCGACCTGATGCACCAGATCGCCGAGGCCGCGTGGAAGTGCGCCGATCCCGGCATGCACTACGACACGACGATGAACGACTGGCACACCTGCCCGGCGACGGGGCGGATCAACGCCTCGAACCCGTGCTCGGAGTACCTGCACGTCGACAACTCCGCATGCAACCTCGCCAGCCTGAATCTGATGAAGTTCCGCGACCCGGAGACGGGCGAGTTCCAGGTCGAGCGGTTCGAGCGGGCCGTCGACGTCATCTTCATGGCCCAGGAGATCCTGGTCGGGAACTCGAGCTACCCCACCGACGAGATCACCCAGAACGCGCGGGCGATGCGCCAGCTCGGGCTCGGCTTCGCCAACCTGGGCGCGCTGCTGATGGCGCGCGGGCTCGCGTACGACTCCGACGAGGGCCGGGCCTATGCGGCCGCCATCTCGGCGATCATGACCGGCCGGGCCTACCGCAAGTCGGCCGACATGGCCGGGCGCGTCGGCGCGTTCGACGAGTACGCCCGCAACAGCGACGCGATGCTGCGGGTGATCCGAAAGCACCGGGCCGCCGTCGGCAACATCGACTCCTCGCTGGTGCCGGCCGACATGGTCACATCAGCCCGGACCGCGTGGGACGAGGCGCTCGCCCTCGGCGAAGACCAGGGCTACCGCAACGCCCAGGCCGTCGTGATCGCGCCCACCGGCACGATCAGCTTCATGATGGACTGCGACACGACCGGCATCGAGCCCGACTTCTCGCTGGTGAAGTCGAAGCGGCTCGTCGGCGGCGGCGACATCACGATCGTCAACCAGACCGTGCCGACGGCCCTCGAGAAGCTGGGCTACGCGCCGCACGAGGTCGACCAGATCGTCGCCTACGTGAACGAGCACAACACGGTGGTCGGGGCGCCCGGCTTCCACGGCGAGCACCTGTCCGTGTTCGACGTCGCCGTCGGCGACCGCGCCATCCACCACATGGGCCACGTCAACATGATGGCGGCCGTGCAGCCGTTCGTCTCCGGGGCGATCTCGAAGACGGTCAACCTGCCGAACGACGTCACCGTCGACGACGTCGCCCAGCTCTACATGGACGCGTGGAAGCTCGGGGTGAAGGCGATCGCGATCTACCGCGACGGGTGCAAGGTGGCCCAGCCGCTGCAGACGAAGAGCTCCCAGCCGGAGCTGATCGCCGCCAAGCCGACCCGCCGGGTGATGCCGATCGAGCGCCAGGAGATCGGCCGCAAGTTCCAGGTCGGCGAGTACGAGGGCTACATCCACGTCGGGCTCTTCCCGGAGGGCGACCCGGGCGACATCTTCGTCGACATCGCCAAGGAGGGCACCACCCTCGCCGGCCTGATGAATGCGTTCATGATCGCCGTGTCGGTCGGCATGCAGTACGGCGTGCCGCTCGAGGTGTTCGTGAGCAAGTTCGCCCACATGCGCTTCGAGCCGTCCGGGATCACGAACGATCCGGACATCCGCATCGCCAAGTCGATCCCGGACTACATCTTCCGGTGGATGGGCAAGCGCTTCCTCGAGGCCGAGACCCAGGCGGAGCTGGGCATCATGAACGCCGCGATGCGCGAGCAGCTCGCGAACGGCAGCGGCCACTCGACGGCACCGACCGCCGACGAGCCCGCCCCGCACGCGGCGCCCGCCCCGGGCCCCGGCCAGCGCGCGCTGTTCAACGCCTGGGAAGACGCCGTGGAGTGCGCCAAGTGCGGCGGCCGCAAGGTCCGCACCGGCGCGTGCTACACGTGCCGCGACTGCGGCGACAACTCCGGCTGCGGCTGA
- a CDS encoding glycoside hydrolase family 15 protein: MTDAHPDRGAATIGFAVPHVLREYALLGDGERGILIGPRGDLVWMCFPRWESDGVFSTLIGGAGSYAVTPRDRFVWGGYYEPGSLIWRSRWVTDAGAIIECREALALPARPDRAIVLRRVVARQGTARVAVLLHPRGGFGAEPLTGLSQDESGRWNGRVGATHLCFTGAEGAAVEPDGRRGKALRLELDLAEGEHHDLVLVLALQQANAEPPDPDTAWSGTEACWRERVPTFVQTIAPRDARHAYAVLSGLTSTGGGMVAAATMSLPERARQGRNYDYRYVWIRDQCYAGQAVAKDGPHPLLDDAVRFVRDRLLEHGPDLKPAYTTSGGPVPDERRLDLPGYPGGQDVVGNWVNKQFQLDAFGEALLLFSAAAGHDHLDAEGWRAVEIAAEAIEARWHDRDAGIWEIDPDEWTHSRMICAAGLRAVSGRRPGGELASRWLALADAITADASARALHASGRWQRSPSDERLDAALLLLPIRGAISAQDPRSLATLEAFDAELTEDGYAYRYRPDERPLGAAEGAFLLCGFLMSLARAQQGDRVAAMRWFERSRAACGPPGLLSEEFDVTERQMRGNLPQAFVHALLLECAVELEHLEPA; the protein is encoded by the coding sequence GTGACAGATGCACACCCGGACCGGGGCGCGGCGACAATCGGCTTCGCGGTCCCGCACGTCCTTCGCGAGTACGCGCTGCTTGGCGACGGCGAACGGGGCATCCTCATCGGCCCGCGCGGCGACCTCGTCTGGATGTGCTTTCCGCGCTGGGAGAGCGACGGCGTCTTCTCCACACTGATCGGCGGCGCCGGCAGCTATGCCGTCACCCCGCGCGACCGTTTCGTTTGGGGTGGCTACTACGAGCCCGGCAGCCTCATCTGGCGCAGCCGCTGGGTCACGGACGCCGGCGCGATCATCGAATGCCGCGAGGCGCTCGCGCTGCCCGCTCGACCCGACCGGGCGATCGTCCTGCGCCGGGTGGTCGCCCGCCAGGGAACGGCGCGCGTCGCCGTCCTGCTGCACCCGCGCGGCGGCTTCGGCGCCGAGCCGCTGACCGGTTTATCCCAGGACGAGTCCGGTCGCTGGAACGGCCGCGTCGGTGCGACGCACCTGTGCTTCACGGGTGCCGAGGGAGCCGCTGTCGAGCCCGACGGCCGGCGCGGCAAGGCCCTGCGCCTCGAGCTCGACCTTGCCGAGGGCGAACACCACGACCTCGTCCTGGTGCTGGCGCTGCAACAAGCCAACGCCGAGCCTCCCGACCCGGACACCGCCTGGTCAGGCACCGAGGCCTGCTGGCGGGAGCGTGTCCCCACCTTCGTGCAGACGATCGCCCCTCGTGACGCACGCCACGCCTACGCCGTCCTCTCGGGCCTGACGAGCACCGGGGGCGGCATGGTGGCGGCGGCGACGATGTCGCTGCCGGAGCGCGCCCGTCAAGGCCGAAACTACGACTACCGGTACGTGTGGATCCGCGACCAGTGCTACGCCGGCCAGGCGGTCGCGAAGGACGGCCCTCACCCACTCCTCGACGACGCCGTCCGCTTTGTGCGCGATCGCCTGCTCGAACACGGGCCGGATCTGAAGCCGGCCTACACCACCAGCGGCGGCCCCGTCCCCGATGAGCGCCGACTCGACCTCCCCGGCTACCCGGGCGGCCAGGACGTTGTCGGCAACTGGGTGAACAAGCAGTTCCAGCTCGACGCTTTCGGCGAGGCGCTGCTCCTGTTCTCCGCGGCGGCCGGCCACGACCACCTCGACGCCGAAGGCTGGCGCGCCGTCGAGATCGCCGCCGAGGCGATCGAAGCGCGCTGGCACGATCGGGACGCCGGCATCTGGGAGATCGACCCCGACGAGTGGACGCACAGCCGGATGATCTGCGCCGCGGGGCTGCGCGCGGTCAGCGGTCGGCGTCCCGGCGGCGAGCTGGCGTCCCGCTGGCTCGCGCTCGCCGACGCGATCACGGCTGACGCCTCCGCGCGCGCGCTTCACGCGAGCGGACGCTGGCAGCGCTCGCCCAGTGACGAACGGCTCGACGCGGCGCTGCTGCTGCTCCCGATCCGGGGCGCGATCTCGGCCCAAGACCCCCGGTCGCTGGCGACTCTCGAGGCATTCGACGCCGAGCTCACCGAGGACGGCTACGCCTACCGCTACCGCCCCGACGAGCGTCCGCTCGGCGCGGCGGAAGGCGCGTTTCTTCTGTGCGGTTTTCTGATGTCGCTGGCACGGGCGCAGCAAGGCGACAGGGTGGCGGCGATGCGCTGGTTCGAGCGCAGCCGCGCGGCATGCGGCCCGCCCGGCCTGCTCTCGGAAGAGTTCGACGTCACCGAGCGGCAGATGCGCGGCAACCTGCCGCAGGCGTTCGTACACGCGCTCCTGCTTGAATGCGCCGTCGAGCTCGAACACTTGGAGCCGGCGTGA
- a CDS encoding SDR family oxidoreductase has translation MSQNGKREVVVVTGASGGVGRAVAHAFARRGAAVGLVARGAEGLEGARREVESLGGRGLALPTDVADHEQVEAAANAVETALGPIDVWVNDAMATVFAPFLQVEPEEYRRATEVTYLGAVYGTMSALRRMTARDRGTVVQVGSALSYRAIPLQSAYCGAKFAIRGFTDSVRTELLHDGSGVWITMVQLPAVNTPQFNWCRTKLPDHPQPVPPIYQPEVPAEAVYWAAHHRRRELDVGGSAVKAIFGNKVAPRFADWYLARTGYKSQQVQDMPVNGRPDNLFEPVPREAATHGMFDDQAHDRSYQLWANTHRPLVAAALAGAGAAAFGLARAVR, from the coding sequence ATGAGCCAGAACGGAAAACGAGAGGTCGTCGTCGTTACGGGGGCGTCCGGGGGGGTCGGGCGGGCGGTCGCGCACGCCTTCGCCCGGCGAGGAGCAGCCGTGGGCCTGGTGGCCCGGGGGGCAGAGGGCCTCGAGGGCGCCCGCCGGGAAGTCGAGTCGCTCGGCGGGAGGGGACTCGCACTTCCGACGGACGTCGCCGACCACGAGCAGGTCGAGGCGGCCGCGAACGCGGTCGAGACGGCGCTGGGGCCGATCGACGTGTGGGTGAACGACGCGATGGCCACCGTCTTCGCGCCGTTTCTGCAGGTGGAGCCGGAGGAGTACCGGCGCGCGACCGAGGTCACCTACCTCGGTGCCGTCTATGGGACGATGTCGGCGCTTCGGCGTATGACGGCTCGCGACCGGGGCACCGTCGTGCAGGTCGGCTCGGCGCTCTCCTACCGTGCGATCCCGCTCCAGTCGGCCTATTGCGGCGCCAAGTTCGCGATCCGCGGATTTACCGACTCGGTCCGAACGGAGCTCCTGCACGACGGATCGGGGGTGTGGATCACGATGGTCCAGCTGCCCGCGGTCAACACTCCACAGTTCAACTGGTGCCGCACCAAGCTGCCGGATCACCCGCAGCCCGTGCCGCCGATCTACCAGCCCGAGGTGCCCGCGGAGGCTGTCTACTGGGCTGCCCATCACCGCCGCCGCGAGCTGGATGTCGGCGGCAGCGCCGTCAAGGCGATCTTCGGCAACAAGGTGGCGCCGCGCTTCGCCGACTGGTATCTGGCACGTACGGGCTACAAGTCGCAGCAGGTACAGGACATGCCGGTGAACGGCCGGCCCGACAACCTCTTCGAGCCGGTGCCGCGCGAGGCGGCCACCCACGGGATGTTCGACGACCAGGCGCACGATCGCAGCTACCAGCTGTGGGCGAACACGCACCGGCCGCTCGTCGCCGCCGCGCTCGCGGGGGCCGGCGCCGCCGCGTTCGGGCTCGCGCGGGCCGTGCGGTGA
- a CDS encoding thiamine pyrophosphate-requiring protein has product MPVRGRCWIRPRRLGARPLELRELRVAENTADFLLARLREWDIHRIYGYPGDGINAILGAFRRAESDPELIQVRHEEMAAFMACAHAKYTGEVGVCMATSGPGAIHLLNGLYDAKLDHQSVVAIVGQQALSALGGSYQQEVDLTTLFKDVAHEYVEMCCVPEQMRHLVDRAVRIAKDQRTVTCLIVPNDVASMPAVESPPHEHGTIHSAVGYSPPRTVPAQDDLHRAAALLNEGERVAMLVGAGALGAGDEAVEVAELLGAGVAKALLGKAVLPDDLPFVTGAIGLLGTKPSWDLMMRCDTLLMVGSSFPYSEFLPEEGKARGVQIDLDARMIGIRYPMEVQLVGDAKGTLRELIPLIERKQERSWREGVEEGVAKWWELMAKRALESADPINPQRLFFELSKRLPDGAILSSDSGSSANWFARDVRLRTGMMASLSGNLATMGPGVPYAIAAKFAHPDRVVIAMVGDGAMQMNGLAELITISKYWQRWSDPRLVVLVLHNDDLNQVTWEQRAMEGDARYDASQDIPDFPYARYAELVGLRGIRVDDPDQVGAAWDEALAADRPVVLEAITDPSVPPLPPHITFQQATHFAQAVLHGDSDRRGMIAQSVKQMADTIIPGRG; this is encoded by the coding sequence GTGCCAGTTCGGGGAAGGTGCTGGATACGGCCTCGCCGCCTGGGTGCTCGGCCGCTCGAGTTGAGGGAGCTTCGCGTGGCTGAGAACACTGCAGACTTTCTGCTCGCCCGTTTGCGGGAGTGGGACATCCACCGCATCTACGGGTATCCGGGCGACGGCATCAACGCGATCCTGGGCGCCTTTCGCCGGGCTGAGAGCGATCCGGAGCTGATCCAGGTGCGGCATGAGGAGATGGCGGCGTTCATGGCATGCGCGCACGCGAAGTACACCGGGGAGGTGGGCGTCTGCATGGCGACGTCAGGGCCGGGGGCGATCCACCTCTTGAACGGTCTCTATGACGCGAAGCTCGATCACCAGTCGGTGGTCGCGATCGTCGGCCAGCAGGCGCTGTCGGCCCTCGGTGGCTCCTATCAGCAGGAGGTCGACCTGACGACGCTGTTCAAGGACGTCGCCCACGAGTACGTTGAGATGTGCTGTGTGCCCGAGCAGATGCGCCACCTCGTCGATCGGGCTGTCCGGATCGCGAAGGATCAGCGCACGGTCACCTGTCTGATCGTCCCCAACGACGTCGCGTCGATGCCGGCGGTCGAGTCGCCGCCGCACGAACACGGCACGATCCACTCGGCAGTGGGCTATTCGCCGCCGCGGACCGTGCCCGCGCAGGACGACCTGCACCGCGCCGCCGCGCTGCTGAACGAGGGCGAGCGGGTGGCGATGCTGGTAGGCGCGGGCGCCCTGGGCGCGGGCGACGAGGCGGTCGAGGTCGCCGAACTCCTCGGTGCCGGCGTCGCAAAGGCTCTGCTCGGTAAGGCTGTCCTGCCTGACGACCTGCCGTTTGTTACCGGCGCGATCGGCCTCCTGGGCACGAAGCCGAGCTGGGATTTGATGATGAGGTGCGACACGCTGCTCATGGTCGGCTCGAGCTTTCCCTACTCGGAGTTCCTGCCAGAGGAGGGTAAGGCGCGCGGCGTCCAGATCGACCTCGACGCGCGGATGATCGGCATCCGTTACCCGATGGAGGTGCAACTTGTCGGCGACGCGAAGGGAACGCTGCGCGAGCTGATCCCGCTCATCGAGCGCAAGCAGGAGCGCTCCTGGCGCGAGGGCGTCGAAGAAGGAGTCGCGAAGTGGTGGGAGTTGATGGCGAAGCGGGCGCTCGAGAGCGCCGACCCGATCAATCCGCAGCGCCTCTTCTTCGAGCTTTCGAAGCGGCTCCCGGACGGTGCGATTCTCAGCTCTGACTCGGGCTCGTCGGCCAACTGGTTTGCGCGCGACGTGAGGCTTCGCACGGGGATGATGGCGTCGCTGTCCGGCAACCTGGCGACGATGGGGCCGGGCGTCCCTTACGCGATCGCGGCCAAGTTCGCGCACCCCGACCGGGTGGTGATCGCGATGGTCGGCGACGGGGCGATGCAGATGAATGGGCTCGCCGAGTTGATCACCATCAGCAAGTACTGGCAGCGGTGGAGCGATCCGCGCCTGGTGGTGCTGGTCCTGCACAACGACGACCTGAACCAGGTCACCTGGGAGCAGCGCGCGATGGAGGGCGATGCACGCTACGACGCTTCGCAGGACATCCCCGACTTCCCCTACGCCCGCTACGCCGAGCTAGTCGGCCTGCGCGGCATCCGTGTCGACGACCCCGACCAGGTAGGCGCTGCCTGGGATGAGGCGCTCGCCGCCGATCGGCCGGTGGTGCTGGAGGCGATCACCGACCCGTCGGTGCCACCACTGCCGCCACACATCACCTTCCAGCAGGCCACGCACTTCGCCCAAGCCGTGCTGCACGGCGACTCCGACCGCCGCGGAATGATCGCGCAGTCGGTAAAGCAGATGGCCGACACCATCATCCCCGGTCGCGGGTAG
- a CDS encoding ferritin-like domain-containing protein: MSEPYAADETQVVANVLAETSATGHTRNGLLKKVATSAAAGAAAGGIGGPLLSMVNAGAADAAVPTIHKTGTIAITAEALAVTYLKSVVHKAEQQNVFNASTRTILKAANAAEWDHYKFLKGAGFRPLTTKFWIPDEFYGTKLANVPATLEVAETLFVNAYLKAISVFARRGQPVLARYAGETCAVEAQHLALARSLQGKLPNNIGFAAYTLHHFNSIVAALEHAGVGFGKKGTKPGSFHNFTGPDHALVPIKHNVPT, from the coding sequence ATGTCCGAGCCATACGCCGCCGACGAGACCCAGGTCGTCGCGAACGTCCTCGCCGAAACGTCGGCGACGGGGCACACGCGCAACGGGCTACTGAAAAAGGTCGCGACCAGCGCCGCGGCTGGGGCCGCCGCCGGCGGGATCGGCGGGCCGCTGCTGTCCATGGTAAACGCGGGCGCCGCGGACGCCGCCGTACCCACGATCCACAAGACCGGGACGATCGCGATCACCGCCGAGGCGCTCGCGGTGACGTATCTGAAGTCGGTGGTCCATAAGGCCGAGCAGCAGAACGTCTTCAACGCCTCGACCCGCACCATCCTCAAGGCGGCGAACGCGGCCGAGTGGGATCACTACAAGTTCCTCAAGGGCGCGGGCTTCCGGCCCCTGACGACCAAGTTCTGGATCCCCGACGAGTTCTACGGCACCAAGCTCGCCAACGTCCCGGCGACCCTCGAGGTGGCCGAAACGCTGTTCGTCAACGCCTATCTCAAGGCGATCTCCGTGTTCGCGCGCCGCGGCCAGCCGGTGCTGGCCCGCTACGCCGGCGAGACCTGCGCCGTCGAGGCGCAGCACCTCGCCCTCGCGCGCAGCCTCCAAGGGAAGCTGCCGAACAACATCGGCTTCGCCGCCTACACCCTTCACCACTTCAACTCGATCGTGGCGGCGCTTGAGCACGCCGGCGTCGGCTTCGGCAAGAAGGGCACCAAGCCGGGCTCGTTCCACAACTTCACCGGCCCTGACCACGCCCTGGTCCCGATCAAGCACAACGTACCCACGTAA
- a CDS encoding helix-turn-helix domain-containing protein has protein sequence MARTARLERPPAEELARRFAADGFDLAVRRIETGRYIAAATNAALGGMGPVAVGDTAADAVRLAWSRFEAHRGHYLTPLCQDDAAHVGGGTPLRLLRRTRGFSQRRLAAAANLSVSTINRLELDRRAIPTASTRAAISRALGMSAGNVFPHVRR, from the coding sequence ATGGCACGAACCGCCCGACTCGAACGACCGCCGGCGGAGGAGCTCGCGCGACGCTTCGCCGCGGACGGCTTTGACCTTGCCGTCCGCAGGATCGAGACGGGCCGTTACATCGCGGCGGCGACGAACGCGGCCCTCGGCGGGATGGGGCCTGTCGCGGTGGGCGACACGGCCGCAGACGCTGTGCGTTTGGCCTGGTCGCGGTTCGAGGCCCACCGCGGCCACTACCTCACCCCCCTTTGCCAGGACGACGCTGCGCATGTCGGCGGTGGTACACCGCTGCGTCTCCTGCGCCGCACCCGCGGCTTCTCCCAGCGCAGGCTCGCGGCGGCGGCCAACCTCAGCGTTTCGACGATCAACCGTCTCGAGCTCGACCGCCGGGCGATACCGACCGCATCTACGCGCGCCGCAATCTCGCGCGCGCTCGGCATGAGCGCCGGCAACGTGTTCCCTCACGTGCGTCGCTAA
- a CDS encoding transposase, with amino-acid sequence MSIADTAWRLGVHAQTFRKWVRQAEIDEGARPGMTREGHAAIVRLRRDVKAAAYFAREAGRLP; translated from the coding sequence TTGTCGATCGCGGACACGGCCTGGCGGCTGGGAGTGCACGCACAGACGTTTCGCAAGTGGGTGCGCCAGGCTGAGATCGACGAGGGGGCGCGGCCGGGCATGACGCGGGAGGGGCACGCGGCGATCGTGCGGCTGCGCCGGGACGTGAAGGCGGCGGCGTATTTCGCCAGGGAGGCCGGTCGGCTGCCATGA
- a CDS encoding cupin domain-containing protein, translating into MADDARGTVLGPGEGVSVANPVGGSITFKVRGHETRGALLALETVAAAGEGPPLHTHASEDEFLYVLDGRFQFRLEDEVHEAPAGGCMYVRRGVPHTWRNVSDGPARMLAVFTPAGMETFFEKFAAHAGTAEAPAAFRTHGEAAGMTVVGPPLDALQP; encoded by the coding sequence ATGGCTGATGATGCGCGCGGGACGGTGCTCGGTCCTGGCGAAGGTGTATCCGTCGCCAACCCGGTCGGCGGCTCGATCACGTTCAAGGTTCGCGGGCACGAGACCCGGGGAGCCCTGCTTGCGCTCGAGACCGTCGCAGCGGCCGGGGAGGGTCCTCCGCTGCACACGCACGCCAGCGAGGATGAGTTCCTCTACGTGCTCGACGGGCGCTTCCAATTCCGGCTCGAGGACGAGGTGCACGAAGCTCCAGCCGGCGGCTGCATGTACGTCCGGCGGGGCGTCCCCCATACGTGGCGCAACGTCAGCGACGGGCCCGCGCGAATGCTCGCCGTCTTCACCCCGGCTGGGATGGAGACATTTTTCGAGAAGTTCGCTGCGCACGCCGGCACCGCCGAGGCGCCGGCGGCATTCCGCACGCACGGCGAGGCCGCCGGCATGACCGTCGTCGGCCCGCCGCTCGACGCGCTCCAACCGTAA